The following DNA comes from Flammeovirgaceae bacterium.
CCTGCCGGGGCGGGCATAATGGGGCGCCTAAAAAAACCATTGGGCAACTTCAGGGTAAGGAAAACCAGTGGGCCGCCTCCTTTTCTGGCACCCCCTTTATGGAAGCCCGGGGGCGGGAGGCCCATCCAGCGAAGGGGTGTTTTTCCTGGCCATCCCGAACGGTTTTGGGGAACTAACCCACTGGCCATCAGTACGATGGCTTTTAGATGGGAATTTTTAGCAATTACTAAAATATTTAGTAATATTGCCCTATGGTGCCCCGTAATATCATACACATGGATTTGGATGCTTTTTTTGTGGCAGTGGAGTGCAAACTGCACAATGGGCTCAGGAACCGGCCTTTGATAATAGGGGGGAGCAGCAGGCGCGGGGTGGTGGCGGCCTGTAGTTATGAAGCGCGGAAATTTGGTGTGCACTCTGCCATGCCTATGTACCTGGCCTTGCAACTGTGCCCTGACGCCAAGGTAATCTCCGGGGATATGGAGGCTTATAGCAAGCACTCCCACCTGGTCACTGAAATCATTGCCGATGCTGCGCCTGCCTTTGAAAAAGCTTCGATAGACGAATTTTATATCGATGCCTCGGGCATGGACCGTTACTTCGGGGCTTTCAAGTGGGCAGTGGAATTGCGCAAGAAAGTAATAAAGGACAGTGGCCTCCCTATTTCTATGGGGATGTCGGTCAATAAGCTGGTGTCTAAAGTCGCAACGGGAGAGTTTAAACCCAATGCGGAGAAACATATTCCGGCAGGAGAGGAGAAAGATTTTCTGGCACCTTTGCCGGTAGGGAAAATTCCTATGATTGGCAAACAAACGGCTTCCTTTCTTTATGATATGGGTGTGCGAAAGGTGGCCACGTTGCGGGAGATGCCTTTGAAATTTTTAGTAAGCGCTTTTGGTAAGAATGGCATTAGCCTTTGGAACAAAGCGCACGGTGTTGATAACTCTCCCATTGTTTCTTACAGCGAGCAAAAATCAATTTCCACGGAAAGTACTTTTGATCAGGACTCCATCGATGTGAAAGGA
Coding sequences within:
- the dinB gene encoding DNA polymerase IV — translated: MVPRNIIHMDLDAFFVAVECKLHNGLRNRPLIIGGSSRRGVVAACSYEARKFGVHSAMPMYLALQLCPDAKVISGDMEAYSKHSHLVTEIIADAAPAFEKASIDEFYIDASGMDRYFGAFKWAVELRKKVIKDSGLPISMGMSVNKLVSKVATGEFKPNAEKHIPAGEEKDFLAPLPVGKIPMIGKQTASFLYDMGVRKVATLREMPLKFLVSAFGKNGISLWNKAHGVDNSPIVSYSEQKSISTESTFDQDSIDVKGIKSILIAMIEKVAFTLREQKKLTSCVTVKIRYANFDTETKQVHIPYTSSDHVLLRVVLELFERLYNRRMLIRLVGVRLSSLVHGNHQISLFDDTEESISLYEAMDRMKHKHGVDKLVRATTLNVNKRVRMEMNAFKG